A DNA window from Undibacterium sp. YM2 contains the following coding sequences:
- a CDS encoding AraC family transcriptional regulator produces the protein MSKKNTDWIRQAPGSDRLERIEAYFSGNAYAMHRHDTYAIGSTLAGVQSFAYRGSMCNSLPGGTIVLHPDEAHDGQAGTGDGFHYRMIYVEPALIQQILGGQALPFVRNGISTDPRLYAATLPLLQAMDKPMDALEEQDALFDLAHAMHTCSDKLAGAATSKLHFDYQAAERAREYIHSAMTDNITLDELADHSGRDRWSLSRDFRLLFGTSPYRYLTMRRLDLVKSLLMQGYTLVNAALAAGFSDQSHMSKHFSKAFGLTPLRWLNMHGKTSRPE, from the coding sequence ATGAGCAAGAAAAACACCGACTGGATACGCCAGGCGCCAGGGTCTGACCGGCTGGAACGTATTGAAGCTTATTTTTCAGGCAATGCCTATGCCATGCACAGACACGATACCTACGCCATAGGCAGCACGCTGGCGGGGGTGCAAAGCTTTGCTTATCGCGGCAGCATGTGTAACAGCCTGCCTGGTGGTACCATTGTGCTGCATCCTGATGAAGCGCATGATGGCCAGGCAGGTACTGGCGATGGTTTTCATTACCGCATGATCTATGTCGAACCTGCGCTGATACAGCAAATCCTGGGCGGCCAGGCTTTACCATTTGTCAGGAACGGCATTTCCACCGATCCACGCCTGTATGCCGCCACCCTGCCACTGCTGCAAGCCATGGACAAACCCATGGATGCGCTGGAAGAACAAGACGCGCTGTTCGACCTGGCCCATGCCATGCACACCTGCTCAGACAAACTCGCTGGCGCAGCGACAAGTAAATTGCATTTTGATTACCAGGCCGCCGAACGGGCGCGTGAGTATATCCACAGCGCCATGACGGACAACATCACCCTCGATGAACTGGCAGACCACAGTGGCCGTGACCGCTGGAGCCTGTCACGCGATTTCCGCCTGCTGTTTGGCACCAGCCCCTACCGCTACCTGACCATGCGCCGCCTTGACCTCGTCAAAAGCCTGCTGATGCAAGGCTACACGCTAGTAAATGCCGCACTGGCTGCCGGGTTCAGCGACCAGAGCCACATGAGCAAACACTTCAGCAAGGCCTTTGGCCTGACACCTCTGCGCTGGCTGAACATGCATGGCAAAACATCACGGCCTGAATAG
- a CDS encoding cupin domain-containing protein, with amino-acid sequence MNAKVNDSKTYHSINFANKFSLFSEQWSQKVIAEMNNYQFKVARLQGDFIWHDHAETDESFIVLEGQLRIDFRDGHVLISTGEMFVVPKGVEHKPSAEHEVKLLLIEPRGVVNTGDEGGERTSELDVWI; translated from the coding sequence ATGAATGCCAAAGTCAACGACAGCAAGACTTATCACAGCATTAATTTCGCCAACAAGTTCAGTCTGTTCAGCGAACAGTGGTCACAAAAAGTCATCGCCGAGATGAATAACTACCAATTCAAAGTCGCCAGACTGCAAGGCGATTTCATCTGGCATGACCATGCCGAAACTGATGAAAGCTTCATCGTGCTTGAAGGCCAGTTACGCATCGATTTTCGCGATGGCCATGTACTGATATCTACAGGCGAAATGTTTGTCGTGCCCAAAGGCGTGGAGCATAAACCCAGTGCAGAACATGAAGTCAAACTCTTGTTGATAGAACCGCGTGGTGTGGTCAATACCGGTGATGAAGGCGGGGAGCGTACCAGTGAGCTGGATGTGTGGATTTGA
- a CDS encoding DUF6210 family protein — MSWLKKLLGIKDEVPLATKPIAKSQSSNFPPYTFSPRTSAARKIVLESEKRKLIDVEIPEIRGLYLIVHHPTGVEYTHQCAGTACFHPSLEGYLVPIEASYEAENELASYFLPAHSRSGLSERDAEDIDAIFKRHKLEWLCIAPNRLKDSYEAWIHVCIKPEYTWVPFCEGSDPPAEMVLIWQNSD; from the coding sequence ATGAGTTGGTTAAAGAAACTACTGGGTATCAAAGACGAGGTGCCACTTGCAACCAAACCTATAGCAAAGTCGCAGAGTAGTAATTTCCCACCTTATACATTTTCGCCACGTACGTCTGCTGCCCGTAAAATTGTGCTTGAGAGTGAAAAGCGTAAGTTGATTGATGTGGAAATTCCGGAAATAAGAGGTTTGTATCTCATCGTCCATCACCCGACGGGAGTTGAATACACCCATCAATGTGCTGGCACTGCGTGTTTTCATCCTTCTTTGGAAGGCTATCTTGTACCGATTGAAGCTTCATATGAAGCAGAAAACGAATTGGCCAGCTACTTCTTGCCAGCTCATAGTCGTTCGGGTCTTAGCGAGAGAGACGCAGAAGATATTGATGCCATATTTAAGCGGCATAAACTTGAATGGCTTTGCATTGCTCCTAACCGTCTAAAGGACTCGTATGAAGCCTGGATACACGTTTGTATTAAACCAGAGTACACGTGGGTACCATTTTGTGAAGGCTCAGATCCTCCGGCCGAAATGGTTTTGATTTGGCAAAACAGTGATTGA
- a CDS encoding GntR family transcriptional regulator yields MPIPTSTAPLSRSLAREEVYRSLKQWIIELQLAPGEILRDQELALQLGVSRTPVREALRQLEDEGLVITSFHKWTKVAPSRLEEIIELYPVVAALEATALELAAPRLTEADLQELEAVNTALAQAIAAHAHQRATELDAQFHALIVRASQNAEIEKLLANLRPRIKRIELAHFDDQRMAPQSIQEHKTIIAALRAVDTQAAVQAIKQNWTLPPDLLQVIATAVSA; encoded by the coding sequence ATGCCCATCCCCACCAGCACAGCCCCCTTAAGCCGCTCCCTCGCCCGTGAAGAGGTCTATCGCAGTCTCAAGCAATGGATCATAGAATTGCAGCTCGCGCCTGGAGAAATTTTGCGTGATCAGGAACTGGCCTTGCAGCTCGGGGTATCGCGCACGCCTGTGCGTGAGGCCTTGCGGCAACTGGAGGATGAGGGTCTGGTCATTACCAGTTTTCATAAATGGACCAAGGTCGCACCTTCAAGGCTGGAAGAAATTATCGAGCTTTACCCGGTCGTCGCCGCACTGGAAGCGACGGCGCTAGAGCTGGCAGCACCCCGACTGACTGAAGCTGATTTACAGGAACTTGAGGCTGTCAATACGGCACTCGCGCAGGCTATTGCAGCACATGCGCATCAACGTGCGACTGAACTTGATGCGCAATTCCATGCCCTCATCGTGCGGGCCAGCCAGAATGCGGAGATAGAAAAACTGCTGGCAAATCTGCGCCCGCGCATTAAACGCATAGAGCTGGCGCATTTTGATGACCAGCGCATGGCACCGCAATCGATACAAGAACACAAAACCATCATCGCGGCGCTTCGTGCCGTTGATACCCAGGCAGCAGTGCAGGCCATCAAACAAAACTGGACTCTGCCACCAGATTTATTGCAAGTGATCGCAACTGCTGTTTCTGCATAA
- a CDS encoding isochorismatase family protein, whose product MPSALLIIDFQNAVFIDPPAHRADEVLTRINELIARARKANMPVVYVQHNEEGTAWEKDSDSWQFPTAIAPQAGDYVCAKQHSSAFQQTGFEAGLAKRGIDEVFVCGYASEFCLDSAIRQAAALGIKTNVIADAHTTRNRPHLDAATISNHHNWVWSEMGQISVIPAAQLPF is encoded by the coding sequence ATGCCATCTGCCCTGCTCATCATCGATTTCCAGAATGCAGTTTTCATCGACCCGCCAGCTCATAGGGCAGACGAGGTGCTGACGCGTATCAACGAATTGATTGCGAGAGCGCGCAAGGCCAACATGCCGGTCGTGTATGTGCAGCATAATGAAGAAGGTACTGCATGGGAAAAAGACAGCGACAGCTGGCAATTCCCCACCGCCATTGCACCACAGGCTGGCGACTATGTTTGCGCGAAGCAGCACAGCAGCGCTTTCCAGCAAACCGGCTTTGAAGCCGGGCTTGCTAAACGTGGCATAGATGAAGTGTTTGTCTGCGGCTACGCCAGCGAGTTTTGTTTAGACAGTGCAATACGGCAGGCAGCGGCGCTGGGTATCAAGACCAACGTCATTGCCGATGCCCATACCACGCGCAACCGCCCTCACCTGGATGCAGCGACCATCAGCAATCACCACAACTGGGTATGGAGCGAGATGGGGCAGATCAGCGTGATACCGGCTGCGCAACTGCCATTCTGA
- a CDS encoding PLP-dependent aspartate aminotransferase family protein: protein MTDISTSLVKPASDIPDGFASLSQGVFHASTIVFPDVASFLHRQAQAHTGYSYGQNGTPTHYALANKLSELEGGGYTVLVPTGLASAVLVNSMLLAAGDHVLLPDSIYGPTLETTKTLFAKWGVRHSIYPNDIGAGIADFFEDNTKLVWTESPASNSMEMQDIPAIVAAAHARQIKVVMDNTWATALGFRALDAGVDFSIQALTKYVGGHSDLLMGAVSTRDEAAYHALRDTAELLGYYVAPDECFLALRGLPTLALRLERQYVSALRIAAFLQSHAAIAQLNYPPLPGDNYHHLWKRDFKLGNGLLSFSLKQDNLPAIEKFVAALQLFTLGNSWGGVHSLIAVAPQRAPKTGWLLRLHVGVEHVDDLLADLERALATLD from the coding sequence ATGACTGACATCAGCACCAGCCTCGTAAAACCTGCCAGCGATATCCCGGATGGATTTGCCTCGTTGTCGCAAGGTGTATTCCATGCATCGACTATCGTTTTTCCTGACGTTGCCTCCTTCCTGCACAGGCAAGCGCAGGCACACACGGGTTATAGCTACGGGCAAAATGGCACGCCCACCCACTATGCGCTGGCAAATAAATTGTCTGAGCTTGAAGGTGGTGGCTATACCGTGCTGGTGCCAACTGGCCTCGCCTCGGCGGTGCTGGTCAACAGCATGTTGCTGGCTGCGGGCGACCATGTGCTGCTGCCGGACAGCATCTATGGCCCGACGCTGGAAACCACCAAAACCTTGTTTGCCAAATGGGGTGTGCGCCACAGCATTTACCCCAATGATATTGGCGCTGGCATCGCTGATTTTTTTGAAGACAATACCAAACTGGTGTGGACAGAAAGCCCGGCCTCCAACAGCATGGAAATGCAGGACATACCTGCCATCGTTGCTGCTGCCCATGCACGCCAGATCAAGGTGGTGATGGACAATACCTGGGCCACGGCACTGGGCTTCAGGGCGCTGGATGCCGGTGTCGATTTCAGCATACAAGCACTGACCAAATACGTGGGCGGGCATTCTGATTTATTGATGGGTGCAGTCAGCACACGCGATGAAGCAGCCTACCATGCCCTGCGTGATACCGCAGAACTGCTGGGCTATTACGTCGCCCCCGATGAATGCTTCCTGGCCCTGCGCGGCTTGCCGACGCTGGCCTTGCGGCTGGAAAGGCAATATGTATCTGCCCTGCGCATCGCCGCATTTTTGCAAAGCCATGCAGCGATAGCGCAACTCAATTATCCCCCACTGCCGGGGGATAATTATCACCACTTATGGAAACGCGATTTCAAACTCGGCAATGGCTTGCTGTCTTTCAGCCTGAAGCAAGACAATCTGCCAGCGATAGAAAAGTTTGTCGCCGCACTACAGCTATTCACGCTGGGCAATAGCTGGGGTGGCGTACACAGCCTGATCGCGGTTGCGCCACAGCGTGCGCCAAAAACCGGCTGGCTGCTGCGCCTGCATGTGGGTGTGGAACATGTCGATGACTTGCTGGCTGATCTTGAACGGGCGCTGGCTACTTTGGACTAA
- a CDS encoding DJ-1/PfpI family protein, with product MHIAILTFEGFNELDSLIALGILNRIKTPGWRVSIASPAAQVRSMNGLLLESQISLQEANAADAVIIGSGMRTREVVEDAALMAQLRLDPARQILGAQCSGTLVLAKLGLLGSVPACTDLTTKPWVQAAGVEVLNQPFFAKDNVATAGGCLASQYLAAWVIARLAGTEAAESAIHYVAPVGEKEDYVERTMRNITPYL from the coding sequence ATGCATATCGCCATCCTGACATTTGAAGGTTTTAATGAACTTGATTCCCTGATCGCTCTGGGTATTTTGAACCGCATCAAGACGCCAGGCTGGCGTGTGTCCATCGCCAGTCCTGCTGCACAGGTTCGTTCCATGAATGGGCTCTTGCTGGAGTCGCAGATATCCCTGCAGGAAGCAAATGCAGCAGATGCCGTCATCATCGGCAGTGGCATGCGCACCCGAGAAGTGGTGGAAGACGCCGCCCTGATGGCGCAATTGCGGCTTGACCCAGCCCGGCAAATCCTGGGCGCACAGTGTTCAGGCACGCTGGTGCTGGCCAAACTGGGTTTGCTGGGCAGCGTGCCAGCCTGCACTGACCTTACCACCAAACCCTGGGTGCAGGCAGCAGGTGTTGAAGTCCTGAACCAACCCTTCTTCGCCAAAGATAACGTCGCCACTGCGGGCGGTTGCCTGGCTTCACAATACCTGGCTGCCTGGGTCATTGCCCGCCTGGCAGGAACAGAAGCCGCAGAAAGCGCCATTCACTATGTTGCCCCGGTCGGTGAGAAAGAAGACTATGTGGAGCGCACCATGCGCAATATCACTCCGTATTTGTGA
- a CDS encoding PLP-dependent aminotransferase family protein, producing the protein MPLSRYKQLVDTLASEIRSGRLAPGTRLPTHRKLAATHGLALVTASRVYAELETMGLVSGETGRGTFVRETTLSPGMGIDQHATATGMTDLNFNYPSLPGQAELLRAALRQLASSGDIDALLRYQPHGGRQHERAAMARHLASRGLDVSAEQVAIVSGAQHGLAVTAMALLQPGDVVAVDALTYPGFKVVAQAQHLELLPIAMGKDGPNLNALEKLCRQRKVRAVYTMPTMHNPLGLVMGLPWRQELVRIARKHGLLIMEDAAYAFLATRPPAPLAAMAPELTVYISGFSKNISTGLRVGYVAAPKQHLPAIERAIRATTWNTPALMTSLVCNWLGDGTVVRLEKEKRADAKARQALAGKVLTGFDYISHPASYFIWLPLPAELRADQIAMALEREQIAVSTAEPFATTEQVPHALRLALGSVEMDVLKVALEKFRQVLARYVY; encoded by the coding sequence ATGCCGCTGAGCCGCTATAAACAGCTAGTCGATACACTCGCCAGCGAAATACGTTCTGGCCGCCTGGCGCCAGGCACCCGCCTGCCCACACACCGCAAACTTGCAGCAACACATGGTCTGGCGCTGGTCACGGCCAGCCGCGTGTATGCAGAGCTCGAAACCATGGGCCTGGTCAGTGGTGAAACCGGGCGCGGCACCTTTGTGCGTGAAACGACGCTGTCACCTGGCATGGGCATAGACCAGCATGCGACCGCGACAGGGATGACTGACCTGAATTTTAATTATCCATCCCTGCCGGGCCAGGCAGAATTATTGCGCGCCGCCTTGCGCCAGCTGGCATCTTCAGGTGATATAGATGCACTGCTGCGTTACCAGCCGCATGGCGGCAGACAGCATGAGCGTGCCGCCATGGCCCGCCATCTTGCGAGTCGTGGTCTTGATGTCAGTGCTGAGCAGGTAGCCATCGTCAGCGGTGCGCAACATGGGCTGGCAGTGACCGCCATGGCCTTGCTGCAACCCGGTGATGTGGTTGCTGTAGATGCCCTGACTTATCCCGGCTTCAAAGTTGTTGCACAAGCACAGCATCTGGAATTGCTACCGATTGCAATGGGCAAAGACGGCCCCAACCTGAACGCACTGGAAAAACTATGCAGGCAACGCAAGGTGCGGGCGGTATATACCATGCCCACCATGCACAACCCTCTGGGCCTGGTCATGGGTCTGCCATGGCGGCAAGAGCTGGTGCGCATCGCCCGCAAACATGGCTTGCTGATCATGGAAGATGCTGCTTATGCGTTTCTGGCGACCAGGCCACCTGCACCACTGGCGGCAATGGCACCTGAGCTGACGGTGTATATCTCAGGATTTTCCAAGAATATTTCTACCGGGCTCAGGGTGGGTTATGTTGCCGCCCCCAAGCAACACCTGCCCGCGATTGAACGCGCAATACGGGCCACGACCTGGAACACTCCTGCCCTGATGACCAGCCTGGTATGCAACTGGCTGGGCGATGGCACGGTAGTCCGTCTTGAAAAAGAAAAGCGTGCCGATGCCAAAGCCAGACAGGCCCTGGCGGGCAAAGTACTCACCGGATTTGATTACATCAGCCATCCGGCATCGTATTTTATCTGGCTGCCGCTGCCAGCAGAGCTGCGCGCAGACCAGATAGCCATGGCACTGGAACGCGAGCAGATTGCCGTCTCAACGGCAGAACCCTTTGCCACCACAGAACAGGTGCCGCATGCCTTACGTCTGGCACTGGGCTCGGTGGAGATGGATGTACTCAAAGTGGCGCTGGAGAAGTTCAGGCAGGTGTTGGCGCGGTATGTGTATTGA
- a CDS encoding aminotransferase class V-fold PLP-dependent enzyme, which yields MIKSVLTTEQLAQLRMQTPGLDQGTHLNHAGASLLPQASLQAIHAHLDLEAQVGPMEAALLVADRLQSLREDAAALINASSDEIALMSSGSSAFGSVFAAMPQLKPGDRILTGRQEWGGNLANYQRAAQRAGATVETIPSHADGSVDANALAQMIDKHVRLVSLTWLPANGGLINDAAAVGRVAAAAGVPYLIDAGQAMGQVAIDVKALQCDILKSAGRKHLRGPRGTALLYVRKSFLDKLEPAWVDVSSAPITANETHLRNDARRFETSEAAVALQLGLAESVRLALNTGVAQLGAVSAALAAACRQRLANIPAISLHDLGEGARSGIVSFNLQGHDAMALKNTLAQQRIYIGANGVPYTPLDMQARGLQSIARASFSYLNTEDDVEILARALEAL from the coding sequence ATGATCAAGTCCGTGCTCACTACTGAACAACTCGCGCAATTGCGTATGCAGACACCCGGCCTTGATCAAGGCACGCACCTGAATCATGCCGGTGCCTCGCTATTGCCGCAAGCTTCTTTGCAAGCCATCCATGCCCACCTTGATCTCGAAGCGCAGGTCGGCCCCATGGAGGCTGCTTTATTGGTGGCGGACAGATTGCAAAGCCTGCGTGAAGATGCGGCCGCACTGATCAATGCCAGCAGCGATGAAATCGCCCTCATGAGCTCAGGCTCCAGTGCCTTTGGCAGTGTATTTGCCGCCATGCCACAATTAAAACCGGGCGACAGAATACTGACAGGGCGACAGGAGTGGGGCGGCAACCTCGCTAATTACCAGCGTGCCGCACAGCGCGCAGGTGCGACGGTAGAGACTATCCCCAGCCATGCGGACGGCAGTGTCGATGCAAATGCCCTGGCACAAATGATCGACAAACATGTACGCCTGGTCTCGCTGACCTGGCTGCCCGCCAATGGTGGTCTCATTAATGACGCCGCTGCCGTCGGCCGTGTCGCCGCCGCGGCTGGCGTGCCTTATCTCATCGACGCCGGGCAAGCCATGGGGCAAGTAGCGATTGATGTCAAAGCCCTGCAATGCGATATATTAAAAAGCGCAGGCCGCAAACACTTGCGCGGCCCACGCGGCACCGCCTTGCTGTATGTGCGCAAATCATTTCTCGATAAACTGGAACCCGCCTGGGTCGATGTTTCATCTGCCCCCATCACGGCAAATGAAACCCATCTGCGCAATGACGCTCGCCGCTTTGAAACCAGCGAAGCCGCAGTCGCCCTGCAACTGGGGCTGGCAGAATCAGTCAGACTGGCACTGAACACGGGCGTCGCCCAGTTGGGCGCTGTCAGCGCTGCATTGGCAGCAGCTTGCCGCCAACGTCTGGCAAACATCCCGGCCATCAGCCTGCATGATCTGGGAGAGGGCGCCCGATCCGGCATAGTCTCTTTCAACTTGCAAGGGCATGATGCGATGGCCCTGAAAAACACACTGGCCCAGCAACGCATCTACATAGGTGCAAACGGCGTCCCCTATACACCTCTGGACATGCAGGCGCGTGGCTTGCAAAGCATAGCGCGGGCATCGTTTTCTTATTTGAATACCGAGGATGATGTGGAGATATTGGCGCGGGCGCTGGAAGCGCTTTGA
- a CDS encoding RidA family protein yields MSSIATKLQELGLTLPPVKAPAANYLSYTLQGRQLIIAGQIGNPGTAKDGVLGAGGSVEAAHKEAQMAALRLLAVIDAVTGGDIGRIAQVQRLGVFVAASHDFDGHSAVANGASDLFVAVLGERGRHARTAIGVSSLPTGAAVEVDAIVTLVEA; encoded by the coding sequence ATGTCCAGCATCGCAACAAAACTGCAAGAACTCGGTCTCACCCTGCCACCCGTCAAGGCTCCGGCAGCAAATTATCTCAGCTACACCCTGCAAGGCAGGCAGCTCATCATCGCCGGGCAGATAGGTAATCCAGGCACAGCCAAAGACGGCGTGCTGGGTGCAGGCGGCTCAGTCGAGGCAGCACACAAAGAAGCGCAAATGGCAGCGCTGCGCCTTCTGGCCGTCATTGATGCAGTCACTGGTGGTGACATAGGGCGCATAGCACAGGTACAGCGCCTGGGCGTATTCGTCGCCGCCAGCCATGATTTTGATGGCCACAGCGCCGTAGCCAATGGCGCATCTGATCTCTTCGTTGCTGTTCTGGGTGAGCGTGGCCGCCATGCCCGCACGGCAATAGGAGTATCCAGTCTGCCCACAGGTGCAGCGGTAGAAGTCGATGCGATAGTCACTTTGGTGGAAGCATGA